Below is a window of Mauremys mutica isolate MM-2020 ecotype Southern chromosome 11, ASM2049712v1, whole genome shotgun sequence DNA.
AGACAAGACCAAGACTTTGCCTGACAAAACCTGAAATGTCTCATTcttgtcatggaagtcacagccGTGAGAACCACACACCCCATGAGCCTGGTTCTGCACCGGAGTACCGTTAGCCCCATGAATGATCCCACCAAGGCCAAAAAGAAAGGATGCTCTTTTGCCAATCTGGCCCTTTCTCTATATTTTTAGAAGCCAGTGTATTTTTTCAGAAAAACAGTGGTTGGCAGGAGGCTGGCGGATACTGAATTCTAGAATCATTGCAGTAAGTTGCACCTGGCCCAAGAGCACCATAAAAAGGCCATAAAGGGGGTGGAACTAGCCTGTGGGGAACAGGAACTGTGCAGACGACTTCTACAGAGCTGGTGGAGTAGCAGGACACCAGCCCCTCTCTGAGTCTCTCCCATGGCCCCAAGAGGTCCTCGGAACCAGAGCACAAGGGATCAGGCCTGGAATAAGGGGGAATCAATGGGACCCCTTGGAGACCACAGTGATACTCAGCGTGAGTGCAGCAGAAGCCAGCTCTCAGTTACCAGTTTCTGGTGACTGTTCCATTCAAACCTAATTCAGGTGGGGCGGGTGGCTGAACAACATGCCAGCGTTACTACTGTACTTCCCAGGCAGTCGCCATAATAGGAGCTACTGGCCAATGCAACGCCCCTGACCAAGAACACCGAGTTCCTTTCCTCCTGCCAGATGCTTTTCTTTAGCAGACCGTGTGGATGATTGTGCCGTTGGAAGCACCTGAAGCTGCTCCGCCATTTATAATGTAGTCCTTTATGTTCATCTCAGAACTGGACAGCAGTTTGTTTCTCTCCTGCCCTGTAATTACTGTTTCGATTCCTCTAAGGCACGCCTTCATATCCTCTCGGAAGGAAGGAGTGTAGAGACCGTAAATGACCGGGTCGGTGCACGTGTGTAGCAAGCCAAAGAGAAAGAGACTGTGGTTGATGTACTCGGGCATGCGTTGAATCATGTCTGGCTGGAACCAGTACCACAGGCCCAGGAGGTAATATGGGGTCCAGCAGATAACGAAGGAAGCAACTATCACAACGGTCATCTTGAGGGTCTTCATTCGCGCCTTGGAGATGTGATCGTTTTTGCTTCTTGCTAGACCTGCCAGGAAGAGTCAAAGGGATAATTGTATACGACGCAACAGCATACAACCAGGAAGAGACCAACATtcacagcccagcctccctcaAAGTCAGGAAGAGTTTGACTTCAAGatttaggcctgatccaaaggccgctggagtcagtgggagcaTTTCCACTGACGTCCGTGAGCACTGGATTAAGCCCAAACTGCAGCTGAATTGAGTTACCACAGGGCTGAAGTAGCGCCCAGAGGCCTGCACTGGCTCTCTGTATTGGGCTGTATTTCACCCTAAAGGGCTTCAGTGGGACATAAAGCCATGCACAAAGCGCGGGTTGGGCCTCTCCTGGGGGGGGGATGAATAAGGATGTTTGTTTTCAAGGCTGCTGCCTTTCATCACCATAAAGTCACTTGACTGAATTGAGGCCTGGCCCTACTCAGCCATGCAGGAGTCTAAAGAGGAGGAAGCCACCCTCGCCTTGCACACCTTCCCCATCTCTTCTCACCAGGCCTGAAGGAGGCAGTAGCAGGTCTCCACGATACTCCTGGAAGAAGTGGGCAGATTCCATGCTCTGCACCTCTCTCCACCACATGTGCAATCTCCCTCACCACGTATTACGTTATACAAGGGTTCCCTATTCTGCTGTCCATTATTTTCCATCAGCGAGGATTTGCCATCCCCAGAAGCACACCGGCTGTTTCTCATTTTCTAAGCCTGGAGATGTCAAGGCAATGATGCTGATCATGCAACAAGAGATGGCTATGAAATCTAAGGGCTCTGGCAGGGAAAATTACAATGTCTCAGCAATACCAATAAGATCACATGGAAGTGTGCTGAATGCTAACTAGCTGCAGCCTGCTCACCCTTGTTGATCTTCAgttgcttactgatttcccagATGATGCGGATGTAGCAGACAATCATGACGCTCAGTGGGGCGACGTAGAGGGTGGTGAAGGTGAACATGTTGTAGATGATTTCTTCCCAGTGCTCTTGGAAACTTCCATGGGTCACACACTGGGTAAAATTGACACCCGGGACAGTGTGCAGGTGAAAAAGAAAAAGCTGAAATTAAGAATGAAACAGTTAATCAGAGATTGTTCTTTAAGGGGCACTGTCACAATGACAATCTCCTTCCTGGGCTTACTGGGAACACTTTCCAGCAATTATTAAATCCCAAAAGAATTTAGAAAGTCTTCTTACATAGGGTTTGCCAGATTGGGTCAAACCACAGGTCCATCTAGTTCAAAACACTGTTTTGACAGTGATCAgcaccagatgctttagaggaggGTGTTAGAACCCTGCAGTAGCAGATATGGAATAATCCATCCCCACATTAACTCTTGTTCTATCTCTTATCAGCAGAGCATGAGGATGCATATTGACTTTTCATCATACATGCTCTTTGCTGACTCAGCCCGTCACTCATCTCAAGCAATCGTCTGGTCCATTCATGGTCAATTCCACTGTCCAGTTCTCATGCACTAGTACGACACTGCAACATTTGAGCTGCAGCTACAGCAGGCGAAAAATGGGTTCTGTTGGAATTAAAAGCTTATTGCATATTTCTCTAGGCCTCAGTCATAAACCTCGGCCATTATTGTAGTTATTTCTTACTTTGTGCCAATAGACAACATGGTACCAACTACTAGCAAACGCATCAATTAATTCTATAAGCCAGGTTCTTATAAATAAGTCAGAGATAAAGTACTTGATTTGGGGTGGATCTGTCTCTCCTTTCTCAGTATTATGATGCTGTTCTCCATGATAAAAATTATTCCACTATCAAAAACATACTTGGCCTAATAGCAGAAAATAACCCCCACTGAGCTCGTAAGCCAATGTGTGGCTATTTTAAACATCGTTGTTCTCAGCCAGGCAATATTTGATGGATTCAGTAACTGGGTGAAGAGCCATTTATCTCTCTCGGGAACTCGGAATTCTTTTGTGCCACTACAACAGCACCGTAGAATTCATGCTCACAAGATTTATTTTCACTCGATAGCGGCTTCCTGTCCTGAGCTGACAACACACTTCACTTATCTCCATTAGCGTCAGATGTTCCTATCGCTGTCTGAAGCAGCAGCATCTTTTGAATGCAAAGTCTCCATATTAGCCTTTTAAAATGCCAATCCCTCTATATGTTCAGTCTCCCAACCTGGCTGCCCTTGCAGCACTGAAATTTGCACA
It encodes the following:
- the LOC123343650 gene encoding gonadotropin-releasing hormone II receptor-like isoform X2, yielding MPEERDLMTPPQSADVVDENLSVSGCPEPWIEPTFTLAARVRVIITICFFLIAASSNSVVLYSIMRKRRKSHVRLLILSLTVADLLVTFTVMPLDAVWNVTVQWYAGDLPCKLLNFLKLFAMYSAALVLVVISLDRHSAILHPFAFANSSRRNRLMLCVAWVMSLLLASPQLFLFHLHTVPGVNFTQCVTHGSFQEHWEEIIYNMFTFTTLYVAPLSVMIVCYIRIIWEISKQLKINKGLARSKNDHISKARMKTLKMTVVIVASFVICWTPYYLLGLWYWFQPDMIQRMPEYINHSLFLFGLLHTCTDPVIYGLYTPSFREDMKACLRGIETVITGQERNKLLSSSEMNIKDYIINGGAASGASNGTIIHTVC